In Hevea brasiliensis isolate MT/VB/25A 57/8 chromosome 13, ASM3005281v1, whole genome shotgun sequence, a single genomic region encodes these proteins:
- the LOC131171910 gene encoding EG45-like domain containing protein produces MSLTTPARLLPWSSLFLFLLIISLLLSSSHGDVGTAAQYSPPYLPTTCFGNDASQFPSNNLFAAAGNGIWDNGASCGREYLVRCISATVAGSCQPGQTIQIKIVDYALSTTTPPSASGTTIVLSETAFGNIANSSATSINIEFQQV; encoded by the exons ATGTCTTTAACAACCCCAGCTCGTCTCCTCCCATGGTCATCTCTCTTCCTCTTCTTATTGATAATCTCACTGCTTCTCTCTTCTTCTCACGGTGACGTCGGCACAGCTGCCCAGTACAGCCCCCCATATTTAC CCACCACCTGCTTCGGCAACGACGCGTCGCAGTTTCCTTCGAATAATTTGTTCGCGGCGGCCGGCAATGGAATATGGGACAATGGGGCATCCTGTGGGAGAGAGTATTTGGTCAGGTGCATTAGTGCCACGGTTGCCGGTTCTTGTCAACCAGGTCAAACGATTCAAATAAAAATCGTTGATTATGCTCTTTCAACGACCACCCCGCCATCGGCAAGCGGCACGACCATTGTATTGTCCGAAACTGCTTTTGGGAATATTGCTAATTCATCTGCTACTTCCATCAATATAGAATTTCAACA GGTATAA